CTGATGCGTCCCACCACCACCCGCACGCTGAACACCAAAGAGTTCGCCGACATCAAGCACACCGTGTCGATCCGCTCCAAAGCGCGGCGCAACCTGCTCGCGGACCCGTCGTACGCCGCACCGCTGCCGCAGGAGGTCAGCCTGCAGCTCACGTACCGCTGCAACCTGCGCTGCACCCACTGCTACCAGTGGAACGAGCAGGGCTTCTTCCGCGACTTCAGCGCGGCCAAGCAGAAGACCGAGCTGGACCTGGCGGTGGTCGAGGACGTCCTGCGGACCACGGCGCCGGTGCGCTCGAAGCTGTTCCTGTGGGGCGGCGAGCCGCTGATGCACACCAAGTTCGACCAGGTCGCCGCGCTGCTGGAGCAGTACCCGCGGACGGTCAACATGTGCACCAACGGCCTGCTGTTCAAGCGCAAGCTGGACGACCTGCTGCGGATCGGCGAGAACCTCAACCTGCTGGTCAGCCTGGACGGTCTCGGCGAGGACCACGAGGCGCTGCGCGGCCGCGGCACCTTCAAGCGCACGATGGAGAACATCCAGCTGATGCTGGACCTCAAGCGCTCGGGGCAGTGGGACGGCGAGCTGTCGCTGTCCTGCATGGTCAGCCACGTCACCGTGCACAAGATGTACGAGTTCATGGAGTGGGCCGAGGAACTCGGTGTGAACACGGTCTACTTCCAGTTCCCCTGGTACATCAGTCCCGAGGTCGCCGAGTCGATGGACCGCCTGTACGAGAAGACGTTCTCCTGGCTGAACCCGAGCACGGACACCAAGAAGCCGACCTGGCACAGCTACACCTACCAGCTCCCCGAGGAAGAGCTGCCCGCGCTGCGCGACTCGATGGCGCGGCTCGCGTCGCGGGCCTGGAACGTCCGGCTGCGCTACCAGCCGCAGCTCGAGGACGACGAGGTCACCGACTTCATCCTCGGCACCTCCCGGCCGGCGCAGCACCGCAGCAAGTGCCTCGCGGTGTCGAACCGGATGGAGGTGCACGCCGACGGCGCGGTCAGCTCGTGCAAGTTCTTCCCCGAGTTCGTGGTCGGCAACCTGTACGACCAGCCGGTGAACGAACTGTGGCAGAGCACGTCGTTCCGCGAGGTCCGCCGGATCATGTCCGAGAACGGCATGATGCCGGTCTGCTCGAAGTGCATCCTCCTGTACCTGAACGGAGTCTGACCATGTCCACCACTGTCATCGAGGACCGCGTGAAGGTCGTCCTGGCCACCGTCCTGGACAACGGCACCACCGCCGCCGAGATCGGGCCCGACGCCGACCTGGTCGAGCAGTACGGGCTGGACTCGCTGCAGACGATCACGTTCCTGCTCGCGATCGAGGACGAGTTCGACCTCGAGCTGGACTACCCGCAACTGCAGTTGGACGACCTGCGCTCGGTCCGCCAGTTCAGCGGCTTCGTGGCCCGATTGGCGCAAGAAGCCCCATGACCGCCCCGTACGCCGGCCGCCGCCGGATCCGCTTCGGCACCTTCGACGCGGAGTCCTGGTGGCGGCCCGACGACCTGGCCGTGCTGCCGTCGGCCGGCAGCGGCGATCCCGCCGTCGCCACGATGGACGAACTCCTGGCCGGCTTCTGCACGCCAGGCGATCTGCTGATCACCCGGCAGCCTGTCTTCGAAGGGGTTCTCGCCGGCTACGGCACCTCCTTCGACCACCAGTCCGTCGACCACCCCGGCCCAGGTCCCGTCGAACAATTCCTCCCCCCGCTCGACAACCAAGTAGTCGCCCCCTACGCAGTCCTCGCCCCGTTTCCTTCCCTGCCCACCCCCGAAGTAGTCGCCCAGGTCAACTCCAAAACCTGGTCCAACAACCTGGTCGTCGAGCTAGGCCTCCCCGGCGCCGGCCAGGTCGTCCGCTCCGCCGACGAACTCGTTGCCGCCGTCACCGACTTCCCGGTTCTCGTCAAGGACCCGTACGGCGTCTCGGGCCGTTCCCTCCTCGAAGTGCCGACCCCCGGCGTCCTCCGCGCCATCGAACGCGTCCTCCGCAAACAACCCGACAGACGCGTCGAGCTGATCGTCCAACCGAAGTACCCGAAGAAGCACGACTTCTCCGGCCATGTGGAGCTGGCCCGCGACGGCACCTGGGACTTCCTCGGCCTCCAGCAGATGACCAACAAGGGCTTCCGCCAC
The Kribbella italica DNA segment above includes these coding regions:
- a CDS encoding radical SAM protein gives rise to the protein MRPTTTRTLNTKEFADIKHTVSIRSKARRNLLADPSYAAPLPQEVSLQLTYRCNLRCTHCYQWNEQGFFRDFSAAKQKTELDLAVVEDVLRTTAPVRSKLFLWGGEPLMHTKFDQVAALLEQYPRTVNMCTNGLLFKRKLDDLLRIGENLNLLVSLDGLGEDHEALRGRGTFKRTMENIQLMLDLKRSGQWDGELSLSCMVSHVTVHKMYEFMEWAEELGVNTVYFQFPWYISPEVAESMDRLYEKTFSWLNPSTDTKKPTWHSYTYQLPEEELPALRDSMARLASRAWNVRLRYQPQLEDDEVTDFILGTSRPAQHRSKCLAVSNRMEVHADGAVSSCKFFPEFVVGNLYDQPVNELWQSTSFREVRRIMSENGMMPVCSKCILLYLNGV
- a CDS encoding acyl carrier protein, with the translated sequence MSTTVIEDRVKVVLATVLDNGTTAAEIGPDADLVEQYGLDSLQTITFLLAIEDEFDLELDYPQLQLDDLRSVRQFSGFVARLAQEAP